A DNA window from Clostridia bacterium contains the following coding sequences:
- the rsmH gene encoding 16S rRNA (cytosine(1402)-N(4))-methyltransferase RsmH, with protein sequence MEFKHYSVLLNETIELLNVRPDGVYVDLTTGGGGHSLAIAERLGKGGRLICFDRDADALEAAKARLKDYADRTVFVRRSFGEAAEVISEMGVRADGVIADLGISSFQIDNIARGFSYASDSPLDMRMDASGGVTAADLVNGADERALARIISEYGEEKFASRIARFICEERKRERIETAGRLTDIIKSAIPAAARRTGGNPAKRTFQALRIEVNDELGELKRLMETFCDMLNVAGRTAVISFHSLEDRIVKQSFAELARTCTCPPDLPVCVCGTVPKVKVLTKKPILPSERELEENKRSHSAKLRAAERI encoded by the coding sequence ATGGAGTTCAAGCACTATTCGGTACTCCTGAATGAAACCATAGAGCTGCTGAACGTCAGACCCGACGGCGTGTATGTCGACCTGACGACCGGAGGCGGAGGGCACTCCCTCGCGATCGCCGAACGCCTCGGGAAAGGCGGCAGACTGATATGCTTCGACCGGGACGCCGACGCCCTTGAAGCCGCGAAAGCGCGCTTGAAGGACTACGCCGACAGGACCGTGTTCGTCAGAAGGAGCTTTGGAGAGGCCGCGGAAGTCATTTCGGAAATGGGTGTCCGGGCTGACGGCGTTATCGCCGATCTGGGAATCTCCTCCTTCCAGATCGACAATATCGCCCGCGGCTTCTCTTACGCCTCTGACTCGCCGCTGGATATGCGTATGGACGCGAGCGGCGGCGTAACGGCGGCCGACCTGGTCAACGGAGCCGACGAAAGGGCGCTCGCGCGGATAATAAGCGAATACGGGGAAGAGAAGTTCGCCTCCCGCATCGCGCGTTTCATCTGCGAGGAGCGCAAAAGAGAACGCATCGAAACAGCCGGACGGCTGACCGATATAATCAAGAGCGCGATCCCCGCCGCCGCGAGAAGAACGGGCGGAAACCCCGCGAAGCGCACCTTCCAGGCGCTACGCATCGAAGTCAACGACGAGCTCGGCGAGCTGAAGCGGCTGATGGAGACCTTCTGCGATATGCTGAACGTCGCGGGCAGGACTGCGGTGATCTCCTTCCACTCGCTCGAGGACCGCATAGTAAAGCAGTCCTTCGCGGAGCTGGCGCGGACCTGCACCTGTCCGCCCGACCTGCCGGTATGCGTATGCGGCACGGTGCCGAAGGTCAAGGTGCTTACGAAAAAACCGATACTCCCGTCCGAAAGGGAGCTTGAAGAAAACAAAAGATCGCACAGCGCGAAACTTCGCGCTGCGGAAAGGATATAG
- a CDS encoding NAD(P)H-dependent oxidoreductase subunit E, which yields MANTITKIPFKGTKEQQEELFKAIDRYSGQSGALIPVLQEAQKIYGYLPYEVQKMIAEKLNVSMEKVYEVVTFYAQFSLQPLGEYNISVCLGTACYVKGSGDIFEKLKEKLGVDNGECTPDGKFRLDACRCVGACGLAPVMTVNDDVYGRLTVDQLDGILAKYGFGK from the coding sequence ATGGCAAACACCATCACCAAAATCCCCTTCAAGGGAACGAAAGAACAGCAGGAAGAGCTCTTCAAGGCAATCGACAGGTACAGCGGCCAGAGCGGCGCCCTGATCCCCGTCCTGCAGGAAGCGCAGAAGATCTACGGTTATCTGCCCTATGAGGTCCAGAAGATGATCGCCGAGAAGCTGAACGTCTCCATGGAGAAGGTCTACGAGGTCGTCACCTTCTACGCGCAGTTCTCCCTGCAGCCGCTGGGCGAATACAACATCTCCGTATGTCTCGGCACGGCGTGCTACGTCAAGGGCTCCGGCGACATCTTCGAAAAGCTCAAGGAGAAGCTCGGAGTCGACAACGGCGAATGCACTCCCGACGGCAAGTTCCGTCTGGACGCCTGCCGCTGCGTCGGCGCCTGCGGCCTCGCCCCCGTTATGACGGTCAACGACGACGTCTACGGACGCCTCACCGTCGATCAGCTTGACGGCATACTCGCCAAGTACGGCTTCGGCAAGTAA
- the mraZ gene encoding division/cell wall cluster transcriptional repressor MraZ, translating into MKSHTVVTNPINRGRKEAGLMLIGHYNHTLDQKGRVSVPAKYRDEMGATFVVSKGYGNCVSGYPLDRWDAWRESVEKLPVSKSRVKRFFLGSAFEVEVDKQGRIILPADLREFAGLETDVVVAGMSDHIEIWNRDKWLDEERRDDEDIEELLGSIEI; encoded by the coding sequence ATGAAATCCCATACAGTGGTAACAAATCCCATAAATCGCGGACGAAAGGAGGCCGGACTTATGCTTATAGGACACTACAACCACACGCTCGATCAGAAGGGCAGAGTCTCGGTCCCCGCGAAGTACCGTGACGAGATGGGCGCGACCTTCGTGGTCTCGAAGGGCTACGGCAACTGCGTATCCGGCTACCCGCTCGACAGGTGGGACGCGTGGCGCGAAAGCGTCGAGAAGCTCCCCGTCAGCAAGAGCCGCGTCAAGAGGTTCTTCCTCGGCTCGGCGTTCGAGGTCGAGGTGGACAAGCAGGGGCGCATAATCCTGCCGGCCGACCTTCGCGAGTTCGCGGGACTTGAGACCGACGTCGTCGTCGCCGGCATGAGCGACCATATCGAGATATGGAACCGCGACAAGTGGCTCGACGAGGAACGCAGGGACGACGAGGATATCGAGGAGCTGCTCGGCAGCATCGAGATATAA